The region GATTTCCGGGGCTGGGGCGTATCGGTTCCGCATCCCCCTTTCGGTGGGGTTCTCGTCGCCCAGGTTCTGAAAATCGCCGAGCAGTTTCCCCTCACGGAACTGGGCCACAATTCCGAAGCCTATATTTCCGTTCTGGCGGAAGCCATGAAGATGGCCCTGCACGAAAAGGAAATGCACTTCGGCGATCCCCTGCAGGTTTCCAACCCCGTCGAGCGAGTACTGTCCGACGCGTCGATCGAGGCCTATGCCGAGCGTATCCGCTCCGGTCAGAAGTACGATCTGCCCCGGACCAAGATCAACGACAGCAAACATACGACGCATGTCTCGGTGGTGGACAAGGACGGTATGTTCGTGTCATTCACGCACACTTTGGGCAACCCCTCCGGCTTTATCGTGTCGGGCCGCGGCTATATGCTCAATGGGGCGATGAGCACCTACGATCCGATACCCGGCCGGCCGAATTCCATCGCGCCTGGCCGCCGACGTTTTTCCACGATGTCGCCCACCCTGATTTTCGACGGCGCCACGCCAGTGGCGACCTTGGGCGCGCCGGGCGCATCATGGATAGGTCCGGCCGTCGCCCAGGTGATATTGAATCTGCTTGAATGGGGCATGGATATGCAGGAGGCCATCATGGCGCCACGCATGGTCGCTACCAGCAATGCCATCGATATTTCAAACCGCATTCCGCCCCGGATACAGCAACAGCTGGAGGAGCGCGGCTACGAAGTACGCCGGACCCATCTGAGCTATGCCTTCGCCGGTGTCCATGGCATCAGCAAATTCGACGGCAAGTTGAGCGGCGGCGCGGATCCTCAACGCGACGGCTACGCGGGCGGGGCCTGATTGAAACCCGGACGCGGGCAGGCGCATCAGGCCGGCCCGCGCCATCTAGCTATACGGGAAGCGCGAGCAACATGGCGATGAAGCTATCCGCCGTGCGCGACTTGTCGCCACGCCGCCAGACGATCCCTTGCGGCAGATGCCCGTGTTGCAGGGGTAAGGCGCGCAAGGAACTGAAATCCGCCAGCCGCCGCGCAAGCGTGCCGCTGGTGATGGCAACATAATCGGTCTTGCCCAGGATCACCTCGGTCGCCAGAAAGGAGACGGTTTCGACGTGGGGATGCAGGTCCGCCCGGCCATGCTCAAGCATGACGCCTTCCAGTATTGTCCTGACCAGCGTGTTCTTGAGCGGCATGATCCAGGGATATTCGGCCAGGTCCGCCCAGTGGGGCTCGTGCACCTTAGTCAGAGGATGATCGCGGCGGACGATGGGGACCAGGGTTTCTTCCTTCAGGACCACATGATCCAGGCCCGGCTTGTGAACCTGGCCATCCAGCGTGCCGACGAAGAGATCGAGCCGACGTTTTTCCAGACCATCTATCAGCGTGGCCAGGCTACCTTCTTCAAGGCGGATGACTGCGTCGGGGTGCTCCTTCTGGAAGGCCACGACAGCTTGCGAAACAATGCCGGCGGCGCCGGCACTGGTGCTCCCTACTCTAAGCATTTCCGGCGCCGAGCCGACGATCGCCTGCAACTCCTCTTTTGTACGCGCGACGTCGCCCAGCACGCGTAAAGCCAACAAGCGAAATGTCTCGCCTGCCTTCGTCAGGCTGATGCGGCGGTCGCGCTTTACCAGGCGCGTTCCGACCAGGGCTTCGAGGTCCGATAACCAATGCGACATGGCGCTTTGCGTCATGTGCATGCGTTCTGCCGCACTCGACAGCGTCGCTGAAGTTTCCAGGGTCAGGAAGACTTCCAGGTGCCGGATCTTCAAGCGCCGGATCCAGTCTCCCCCACCCGCTGGCAAATCATCCTTATGGTCTTCCGTCATCCCGGCATCCGCGTCATTGCAGGTTTGCAACCCTGCTGCGGATTTTCGCATAAGAGACCGGCATGATTATCATGGGACTAACCGGCGCGCGTGCCCATGGCGGCGCGCGGGTCAGGATTCAAGGAGCCCGCTGCGGGAGCAGCCCACCTGCGACGGAATTCGACCCTCCAGTCGCCGCGATGGGGGGGACGACCGTAGTGTGCCGCAACAGCCTTGCCTCCATCCTGGACATTTGA is a window of Bordetella sp. N DNA encoding:
- a CDS encoding gamma-glutamyltransferase family protein is translated as MSRRPTPRMPNPSGMVSAPQPEAVDAGVEILRAGGNAVDAAIACALVQGVVDPLMSGIGGLGVMQVYDPKTNTHQVYEGIGGCPQEIKSDLWEKTYRGETTDGFGFIVDGYENECGARSVTAPAVLKLMEHAHGKLGKTDWKALFPAAIGYADKGWLVRPHVYTVFTQNERKYGRLNYGEKIGITEDGRRIYLDKDGNLRKPGERIFNPDLARTLQSIADKGSDELYFGDLARATVDDVRKAGGFLSMEDLAAIQVLESRPLTFDFRGWGVSVPHPPFGGVLVAQVLKIAEQFPLTELGHNSEAYISVLAEAMKMALHEKEMHFGDPLQVSNPVERVLSDASIEAYAERIRSGQKYDLPRTKINDSKHTTHVSVVDKDGMFVSFTHTLGNPSGFIVSGRGYMLNGAMSTYDPIPGRPNSIAPGRRRFSTMSPTLIFDGATPVATLGAPGASWIGPAVAQVILNLLEWGMDMQEAIMAPRMVATSNAIDISNRIPPRIQQQLEERGYEVRRTHLSYAFAGVHGISKFDGKLSGGADPQRDGYAGGA
- a CDS encoding LysR family transcriptional regulator, whose product is MTEDHKDDLPAGGGDWIRRLKIRHLEVFLTLETSATLSSAAERMHMTQSAMSHWLSDLEALVGTRLVKRDRRISLTKAGETFRLLALRVLGDVARTKEELQAIVGSAPEMLRVGSTSAGAAGIVSQAVVAFQKEHPDAVIRLEEGSLATLIDGLEKRRLDLFVGTLDGQVHKPGLDHVVLKEETLVPIVRRDHPLTKVHEPHWADLAEYPWIMPLKNTLVRTILEGVMLEHGRADLHPHVETVSFLATEVILGKTDYVAITSGTLARRLADFSSLRALPLQHGHLPQGIVWRRGDKSRTADSFIAMLLALPV